One window from the genome of Equus quagga isolate Etosha38 chromosome 6, UCLA_HA_Equagga_1.0, whole genome shotgun sequence encodes:
- the DMRTA1 gene encoding doublesex- and mab-3-related transcription factor A1 encodes MEQAQCGSRDRSGSGRPHLAPGLAAAAPAPLSPAMTVPPGLPVPPTFLRPPSLFLRAAAAAASGNGGCPPAPGLERGVGAVGCGYPRTPKCARCRNHGVVSALKGHKRFCRWRDCACAKCTLIAERQRVMAAQVALRRQQAQEESEARGLQRLLYPGPSGTGARTAGGGGRTENPQGARGPPAVTAMGLGALRQASGLATPAFEVFQPDYTEEKQEQKESKCDSCQSGQEEPVSRSHQLTLGSSPKSNGVIGKQNVKSAIPENSSKDDNIQSPHRGEQSGGEESPGSLSSSDLESGNESEWAKDFTATRAWLPTVSSRPRDPLDILTKIFPSYRRSRLEVILQFCKGDVVQAIEQVLNGKEDKADTRDLASSGELENTAFQKASSFNLAGIGFGTLGNKSAFSPLQTTSTSFGGDSSLYSLNPRLGISPLRLAYSSPGRGLPGFMSPYLTPGLVPALPFRPALDYAFSGMLRDSSYLPSKDSVTGGRLYSRLNHDNL; translated from the exons ATGGAGCAGGCACAGTGTGGCAGCAGAGACCGCAGCGGCAGCGGCCGACCCCACCTGGCCCCCGGGCTGGCGGCGGCGGCCCCCGCGCCCCTGTCTCCGGCGATGACGGTGCCCCCGGGGCTACCGGTGCCCCCAACTTTCCTGCGGCCGCCCAGCCTGTTCCTGCGGGCAGCCGCCGCCGCAGCCTCGGGAAACGGAGGCTGCCCGCCGGCTCCCGGGCTGGAGAGGGGGGTGGGCGCGGTGGGCTGCGGCTACCCGCGGACACCCAAGTGCGCCCGTTGTCGCAACCACGGCGTCGTGTCTGCGCTCAAGGGCCACAAGCGCTTCTGCCGCTGGCGGGACTGCGCGTGTGCCAAGTGCACCCTGATCGCCGAGCGCCAGCGCGTCATGGCCGCCCAGGTGGCGCTGCGCAGGCAGCAGGCCCAGGAGGAGAGCGAGGCCCGGGGGCTGCAAAGGCTCCTGTACCCTGGACCCTCGGGGACGGGGGCTCGGACAGCCGGAGGCGGCGGCAGAACCGAGAATCCCCAGGGCGCGAGAGGCCCCCCGGCGGTGACTGCGATGGGACTGGGGGCCTTGAGACAGGCTAGTGGGCTGGCGACCCCTGCGTTCGAGGTTTTCCAGCCAGATTACACAGAGGAAAAACAAG aaCAAAAAGAGAGTAAATGTGACTCATGCCAGAGTGGACAAGAAGAACCGGTCTCCAGATCCCACCAACTTACCCTGGGATCATCTCCTAAGTCGAATGGTGTCATTGGAAAACAAAACGTCAAGTCAGCTATTCCAGAAAACTCAAGCAAGGATGATAACATCCAGTCTCCTCACCGCGGGGAGCAATCAGGAGGTGAAGAGAGCCCGGGGTCCTTGTCGTCCTCTGATCTGGAATCAGGAAATGAAAGTGAGTGGGCCAAAGACTTCACTGCTACCAGAGCCTGGCTTCCCACAGTGTCCTCAAGACCAAGAGACCCTCTTGATATTCTTACCAAGATTTTCCCAAGTTACAGACGCAGCCGGCTGGAAGTCATTCTACAGTTCTGCAAGGGGGATGTGGTCCAAGCCATTGAACAGGTCCTCAATGGGAAAGAAGACAAAGCAGACACCAGGGATCTGGCAAGCTCAGGAGAATTGGAAAATACAGCTTTTCAGAAAGCTTCGAGTTTTAATTTAGCTGGAATTGGTTTTGGAACTCTAGGAAATAAAtcagctttctctcctcttcaaacTACTTCTACTTCTTTTGGAGGTGACTCAAGCCTCTACAGCTTAAATCCTAGACTAGGTATCAGTCCATTACGGCTGGCATATTCCTCTCCAGGAAGAGGGCTGCCTGGTTTCATGTCTCCCTACCTAACTCCTGGGTTGGTCCCAGCATTGCCTTTTCGGCCAGCTTTGGATTATGCCTTTTCAGGGATGCTTAGAGATTCTTCCTACCTTCCCAGCAAAGACTCCGTAACTGGTGGCAGACTGTATTCAAGGCTGAATCACGACAACCTGTAA